One window of Lawsonibacter asaccharolyticus genomic DNA carries:
- a CDS encoding amidophosphoribosyltransferase, protein MGGFFGAVSHQDVTLDIFFGVDYHSHLGTRRGGMIIHDAKDGFQRQIHSIENTPFRTKFEKDLSDFHGCSGIGCISDTDPQPLLVRSHLGLYAITTVGIINNAEELIQRYFSDHGHQFMAMSSGKVNSTELAAALINQKDDLVSGILHAQEEIDGSLTLLLLTEQGEIIAARDRLGRLPVLVGQNDSGCCVSFESFAYHKLDYHDAYELGPREIVRITADGFETLSPAGQEMKICGFLWTYYGYPNSNYEGINVEVMRYRNGEIMARDEVARGQLPKVDYVAGVPDSGVPHAIGFANRSGKPFARPFVKYTPTWPRSFMPTNQDVRKQVAKMKQIPVPELIEGKKLLFVDDSIVRGTQLRETVEFLYESGAEEVHMRSACPPIMHSCKYLNFSRGNSDMDLLARRTIQELEGDEGQQHLEEYADVHTERGQCMLKAICEKLGFDSLGYQSLEGLLESIGLDRDKVCTYCWNGRE, encoded by the coding sequence ATGGGCGGCTTTTTTGGCGCAGTTTCACACCAGGATGTGACCCTGGATATCTTCTTTGGAGTGGACTATCACTCCCACCTGGGCACCCGGCGGGGCGGCATGATCATCCATGACGCCAAAGATGGGTTCCAGCGGCAGATCCACTCCATTGAGAACACCCCCTTCCGCACCAAGTTTGAGAAGGATCTGTCCGATTTCCACGGGTGCAGCGGCATCGGCTGCATCAGCGACACTGACCCACAGCCCCTGCTGGTACGGTCCCACCTGGGACTGTACGCCATCACCACGGTGGGCATCATCAACAACGCCGAGGAGCTGATCCAGCGGTATTTTTCCGACCACGGCCATCAGTTTATGGCCATGAGCTCCGGAAAGGTCAACTCCACCGAGCTGGCCGCTGCCCTCATCAACCAGAAGGATGACCTGGTCTCCGGCATCCTGCACGCCCAGGAGGAGATCGATGGCTCCCTCACCCTGCTGCTCCTTACAGAGCAGGGTGAGATCATCGCCGCCCGGGACCGGCTCGGCCGTCTGCCGGTCCTGGTGGGGCAGAACGACAGCGGCTGCTGTGTCTCCTTCGAGTCCTTTGCCTACCACAAGCTGGACTACCACGACGCCTACGAGCTGGGCCCCCGTGAGATCGTCCGCATCACCGCTGACGGCTTCGAGACCCTCTCCCCCGCCGGCCAGGAGATGAAGATCTGCGGCTTCCTGTGGACCTACTACGGCTATCCCAACTCCAACTACGAAGGGATCAATGTAGAGGTCATGCGCTACCGCAACGGGGAGATCATGGCCCGGGACGAGGTGGCCCGGGGCCAGCTGCCCAAGGTGGACTATGTGGCCGGGGTGCCTGACTCCGGCGTCCCCCACGCCATCGGCTTTGCCAACCGCAGCGGCAAGCCCTTTGCCCGCCCCTTCGTCAAGTACACCCCGACCTGGCCCCGCTCCTTCATGCCCACCAATCAGGATGTCCGCAAGCAGGTGGCCAAGATGAAGCAGATCCCGGTGCCTGAGCTCATCGAGGGCAAAAAGCTCCTCTTTGTGGACGACTCCATCGTCCGGGGCACCCAGCTGCGGGAGACCGTGGAATTCCTCTATGAGTCCGGCGCGGAGGAGGTCCATATGCGCTCCGCCTGCCCCCCCATCATGCACAGCTGCAAGTATCTGAACTTCTCCCGGGGCAACTCCGACATGGACCTGCTGGCCCGCCGCACCATCCAGGAGCTGGAGGGAGATGAGGGGCAGCAGCATCTGGAGGAGTACGCCGACGTACATACTGAGCGGGGCCAGTGCATGCTGAAGGCCATCTGCGAGAAGCTGGGCTTCGACTCCCTGGGCTACCAGTCCCTGGAGGGACTGCTGGAGTCCATCGGCCTGGACCGGGACAAGGTTTGCACCTACTGCTGGAACGGCAGGGAATAA
- a CDS encoding acriflavin resistance protein, with protein MSAKTILASGFLLLGGALLLLVSSLDYSDFYSLFGLLFTLAGAVPLLIHLGSRYLTWYHKSPPSSTNEDNKEDPHENS; from the coding sequence ATGTCCGCCAAGACCATTCTCGCCTCCGGCTTTCTGCTTCTGGGCGGAGCCCTGCTTCTGCTCGTCAGCAGCCTGGATTACAGTGATTTCTACAGTCTTTTTGGCCTGCTGTTCACGCTGGCAGGAGCGGTCCCCCTGCTCATCCACCTGGGGTCCCGCTATCTCACATGGTATCACAAGTCTCCCCCATCATCCACAAATGAGGACAACAAGGAGGATCCCCATGAAAATTCTTGA
- a CDS encoding zinc transport system permease: MMELWYALVDLLPFEWAQPGSMYFMKNALLAVLVISPLFGILSTMVVHSRMSFFSDALGHSAFTGMAIGALCGFSEPTWAAVLFSLVFALLFNFVRRRTRLASDTVIGVFSSTAVALGIFISTLGSRSFTKFNSLLIGDILSVEPGKIGLLALILLLVLALWGLSFNHLMLSAVHPALADSRGVRVFWQEALFSAAIAVVVTVSMTWVGLLVINSLLVLPAAAARNISRNMFQYHLCSLLFAVGAGIAGLMTSYYIGSSAGASITLYLAGIFLVTFLLRKRG; encoded by the coding sequence ATGATGGAGCTCTGGTACGCACTGGTGGACCTGCTGCCCTTTGAGTGGGCCCAGCCCGGTTCCATGTACTTCATGAAAAACGCCCTGCTGGCGGTGCTAGTCATCTCCCCTCTGTTCGGCATCCTGTCCACCATGGTGGTCCACAGCCGGATGTCCTTTTTCTCCGACGCCCTGGGCCACTCCGCCTTCACCGGCATGGCCATCGGTGCCCTTTGCGGCTTCTCCGAGCCCACCTGGGCCGCCGTCCTCTTCTCCCTGGTCTTTGCCCTGCTTTTCAACTTTGTCCGCCGCCGCACCCGGCTGGCCAGCGACACGGTCATCGGCGTCTTCTCCTCCACTGCGGTGGCACTGGGCATCTTCATCTCCACCCTGGGCAGCCGCTCCTTTACCAAATTCAACAGTCTGCTCATCGGCGACATCCTCTCGGTGGAGCCCGGCAAGATCGGCCTGCTGGCCCTGATCCTGCTGCTGGTCCTGGCCCTGTGGGGTCTGTCCTTCAACCACCTGATGCTCTCCGCGGTCCATCCCGCCCTGGCGGACAGCCGCGGGGTCCGCGTCTTCTGGCAGGAGGCCCTGTTCTCCGCCGCCATCGCCGTGGTGGTCACGGTGTCCATGACCTGGGTGGGCCTGCTGGTCATCAACTCCCTCCTGGTCCTCCCCGCCGCCGCGGCACGGAACATCTCCCGGAACATGTTCCAATACCACCTGTGCTCCCTGCTCTTCGCGGTGGGCGCCGGGATCGCCGGGCTGATGACCTCCTACTACATCGGTTCCTCCGCCGGCGCCTCCATCACCCTGTATCTGGCCGGCATCTTTCTGGTCACCTTCCTGCTGCGAAAGCGGGGATAA
- a CDS encoding 5-aminoimidazole-4-carboxamide ribonucleotide, with translation MTELELKYGCNPNQKPARIFMEEGDLPLKVLNGRPGYINFMDALNSWQLVKALKKATGLPAAASFKHVSPAGAALGLPLSDVERRIYFAPEGELSPIACAYIRARGADRLCSFGDWAALSDVCDGDTARFLAAEVSDGVIAPGYTDEALDILKAKRKGGYNVVEIDPNYEPAPIERRNIFGITFEQGYNSLDISEEMLQNIVTENKDLPQQAKHDMLLSLITLKYTQSNSVCYVKDGMTIGVGAGQQSRIHCTRLAGSKADIWWLRQHPKVLGLQFVDNIRRPDRDNAIDLYISDEYEDVLAEGVWQNTFQVKPEVLTAEEKAAWIAQMSGVTVGSDAFFPFGDNVERAQKSGVQYIAQPGGSIRDDQVIATANKYGMVMAFTGIRLFHH, from the coding sequence ATGACAGAACTGGAACTGAAATACGGATGTAACCCCAACCAGAAGCCCGCCCGCATCTTCATGGAGGAGGGCGATCTGCCCCTGAAGGTGCTCAACGGCCGTCCGGGGTATATCAACTTCATGGACGCCCTGAACTCCTGGCAGCTGGTGAAGGCCCTCAAAAAGGCCACCGGCCTGCCCGCCGCCGCCTCCTTCAAGCACGTCTCCCCCGCCGGGGCCGCCTTGGGCCTGCCCCTCAGCGATGTAGAACGGCGCATCTACTTTGCCCCGGAGGGAGAGCTGTCCCCCATCGCCTGCGCCTATATCCGGGCCCGGGGGGCCGACCGGCTGTGCTCCTTCGGAGACTGGGCCGCCCTGTCCGATGTGTGCGACGGGGATACCGCCCGCTTCCTGGCCGCTGAGGTATCCGACGGCGTCATCGCCCCGGGCTATACCGACGAGGCCCTGGATATCTTGAAAGCCAAGCGCAAGGGAGGCTATAATGTGGTTGAGATCGACCCCAATTATGAGCCCGCCCCCATCGAGCGCCGCAATATCTTCGGCATCACCTTCGAACAGGGATACAACAGCCTGGATATCAGCGAGGAGATGCTCCAGAACATCGTCACCGAGAACAAAGACCTGCCCCAGCAGGCCAAGCACGACATGCTCCTCTCCCTCATCACCCTGAAGTACACCCAGTCCAACTCCGTGTGCTATGTGAAGGACGGCATGACTATCGGCGTGGGCGCCGGCCAGCAGAGCCGCATCCACTGCACCCGACTGGCGGGCAGCAAGGCGGACATCTGGTGGCTGCGCCAGCATCCCAAGGTCCTGGGCCTCCAGTTCGTGGACAACATCCGCCGCCCCGACCGGGACAACGCCATCGACCTGTATATCTCCGACGAGTACGAGGACGTGCTGGCCGAGGGCGTATGGCAGAACACCTTCCAGGTGAAGCCCGAGGTGCTCACCGCCGAGGAGAAGGCCGCCTGGATCGCCCAGATGTCCGGGGTCACTGTGGGCTCCGATGCCTTCTTCCCCTTTGGGGACAACGTAGAGCGGGCCCAGAAGTCCGGCGTGCAGTACATCGCCCAGCCCGGCGGCTCCATCCGGGACGATCAGGTCATCGCCACCGCCAACAAGTACGGCATGGTCATGGCGTTTACCGGGATTCGGCTGTTCCATCACTAA
- a CDS encoding formyltetrahydrofolate-dependent: protein MSKRIAVLVSGGGTNLQALIDAQGRGELVNGRISAVISSTPDAFALERAKNAGIPGYVLPRRDFSDSRGYTAALTRLLRETVGADLVVMAGFMTILTEELFQAYPNAVINIHPSLIPSFCGVGCYGLHVHEKALEYGVKISGATVHFVTEECDAGPIILQKAAEVLPGDTPEVLQRRIMEQCEWKLLPQAVSLFCQDRLKVEGRAVRILDCL, encoded by the coding sequence ATGTCCAAACGTATCGCCGTCCTGGTCTCCGGCGGCGGGACCAATCTGCAGGCCCTGATCGACGCCCAGGGGCGGGGAGAGCTGGTGAATGGCCGGATCTCCGCCGTCATCTCCTCCACTCCGGACGCCTTCGCCCTGGAGCGTGCCAAGAACGCCGGCATCCCCGGCTATGTGCTCCCCCGGCGGGACTTCTCCGACAGCCGCGGCTACACTGCCGCCCTGACCCGCCTGCTGCGGGAGACGGTGGGGGCCGATCTGGTGGTCATGGCCGGCTTTATGACCATCCTCACGGAGGAGCTGTTCCAGGCCTACCCCAACGCCGTCATCAATATCCACCCCTCCCTCATCCCTTCCTTCTGCGGAGTGGGCTGCTATGGCCTCCACGTCCACGAGAAGGCTCTGGAATACGGGGTAAAGATCTCCGGTGCCACCGTCCACTTTGTCACGGAGGAGTGTGACGCCGGCCCCATCATCCTGCAAAAGGCAGCTGAGGTGCTGCCCGGCGACACGCCGGAGGTCCTCCAGCGGCGCATCATGGAGCAGTGCGAGTGGAAGCTGCTGCCTCAGGCCGTCTCCCTCTTCTGCCAGGACCGGCTGAAGGTGGAGGGCCGGGCGGTCCGCATCCTGGACTGCCTGTAA
- a CDS encoding phosphoribosylformylglycinamidine cyclo-ligase: protein MKNSHSESYAAAGVDVTAGYEAVERIKPMVESTYIPGVMGTLGGFGGMFAPDLTGMKKPVLVSGTDGVGTKLKLAFLMDKHDTVGIDCVAMCVNDIICGGAAPLFFLDYIACGKNYPERIADIVSGITEGCRQAECALVGGETAEMPGFYPEEEYDLAGFSVGLVDEEKIIDGRRLSEADVLIGLASSGVHSNGFSLVRKVFDVEHADLKTPREDLGGKSLGEALLAPTRIYVRSVKALLRAGVDIHAVSHITGGGFYENVPRMMTQGLTAQIDLSTFPRLPIFDLIQKTGDIPERDMYNTYNMGIGMILALPAEQAEQALSVLKGAGETAYQIGRVIPGEAGVELV, encoded by the coding sequence ATGAAAAACTCCCATTCGGAGTCCTACGCCGCCGCCGGGGTGGACGTCACCGCCGGATATGAGGCGGTGGAGCGCATCAAGCCCATGGTGGAGTCCACCTATATCCCCGGGGTGATGGGCACCCTGGGCGGCTTCGGCGGCATGTTTGCCCCTGATCTGACCGGCATGAAGAAGCCGGTGCTGGTGTCCGGCACCGATGGCGTGGGTACCAAGCTGAAGCTGGCCTTCCTGATGGATAAGCATGACACCGTGGGCATCGACTGCGTGGCCATGTGTGTCAACGATATCATCTGCGGCGGCGCTGCCCCCCTCTTCTTCCTGGACTACATCGCCTGCGGCAAGAACTACCCCGAGCGCATCGCGGACATCGTCTCCGGCATCACCGAGGGCTGCCGCCAGGCGGAGTGTGCCCTGGTGGGTGGCGAGACCGCAGAGATGCCCGGCTTCTACCCCGAGGAGGAGTACGACCTGGCCGGCTTCTCCGTCGGGCTGGTAGACGAGGAAAAGATCATTGACGGCAGACGCCTGAGCGAGGCGGATGTGCTCATCGGCCTGGCCTCCTCTGGGGTCCACTCCAACGGCTTCTCCCTTGTGCGGAAGGTGTTTGACGTGGAGCACGCCGACCTGAAGACGCCCCGTGAGGATCTGGGCGGCAAGAGCCTGGGCGAGGCCCTGCTGGCCCCCACCCGCATCTATGTAAGATCGGTGAAGGCCCTGCTGAGGGCCGGGGTGGACATCCATGCCGTCAGTCACATCACCGGCGGCGGTTTCTATGAGAATGTGCCCCGGATGATGACCCAGGGGCTCACCGCCCAGATCGACCTGAGCACCTTCCCCCGCCTGCCCATCTTCGATCTGATCCAGAAGACCGGGGACATCCCGGAGCGGGACATGTACAACACCTACAATATGGGCATCGGCATGATCCTGGCCCTGCCCGCAGAGCAGGCCGAGCAGGCTCTGTCCGTTCTGAAGGGGGCCGGTGAGACCGCCTATCAAATCGGCCGCGTCATCCCCGGCGAGGCCGGCGTGGAGCTGGTCTGA
- a CDS encoding phosphoribosylamine--glycine ligase, producing MKALVVGGGGREHAICWKLAQSPKVTELYCAPGNGGIAQVAQCVPIKATDVEAMVAWAKEHAMDFVMVAPDDPLALGMVDALEAAGIPAFGPRANAAVIEASKAFSKELMKKYHIPTAKYETFTDMDGALAYVRAQGAPIVVKADGLALGKGVVVAATVEEAEEAVRSMMQDHKFGASGSTVVIEECMVGPEVTVLAFCDGEHLVPMLSSQDHKRAYDGNQGPNTGGMGAFCPSPKYTPEIAERCMKEIFLPTVAAMKAEGRPFKGVIYFGLMLTQDGPKVVEYNARFGDPETQPLLSMLDTDLMDIFQACVDGTLDQMDIRWKPGASCCIVLASGGYPVKYQSGYPISGLEAAGKLATVFHAGTKLGEDGTVLTAGGRVLGVTAVGGDLEEAIKKAYAACKPISFQDMHFRTDIGKV from the coding sequence ATGAAGGCATTAGTCGTCGGCGGAGGCGGCCGTGAGCACGCCATCTGCTGGAAGCTGGCTCAGAGTCCCAAGGTGACCGAGCTGTACTGCGCCCCTGGCAACGGGGGCATCGCCCAGGTGGCCCAGTGCGTGCCCATCAAGGCCACGGACGTGGAGGCCATGGTGGCCTGGGCCAAGGAGCACGCGATGGACTTCGTCATGGTGGCCCCGGACGACCCCCTGGCCCTGGGCATGGTGGACGCCCTGGAGGCGGCGGGGATCCCCGCCTTCGGCCCCCGGGCCAACGCCGCTGTCATTGAGGCCAGCAAGGCTTTCTCCAAAGAGCTGATGAAGAAGTACCACATCCCCACCGCCAAATACGAAACTTTCACCGATATGGATGGAGCCCTGGCCTATGTCCGGGCGCAGGGGGCCCCCATCGTGGTGAAGGCGGACGGCCTTGCCCTGGGCAAGGGCGTGGTGGTGGCCGCCACTGTGGAGGAGGCCGAGGAGGCCGTGCGTTCCATGATGCAGGACCACAAATTCGGTGCCTCCGGCTCCACCGTGGTCATCGAGGAGTGCATGGTGGGTCCCGAGGTGACTGTGCTGGCCTTCTGCGACGGGGAGCACCTGGTCCCCATGCTGTCCAGCCAGGACCACAAGCGGGCCTACGACGGCAATCAGGGCCCCAACACCGGCGGCATGGGCGCCTTCTGCCCCTCCCCCAAGTACACCCCGGAGATCGCCGAGCGCTGCATGAAGGAGATCTTCCTGCCCACAGTGGCCGCCATGAAGGCGGAGGGCAGGCCCTTCAAGGGAGTCATCTACTTCGGCCTGATGCTCACTCAGGACGGCCCGAAGGTGGTGGAGTACAACGCCCGCTTCGGCGACCCGGAGACCCAGCCCCTCTTGTCCATGCTGGACACCGACCTGATGGACATTTTCCAAGCCTGTGTGGACGGCACCCTGGACCAGATGGACATCCGCTGGAAGCCCGGCGCCTCCTGCTGCATCGTGCTGGCCTCAGGCGGCTACCCGGTGAAGTACCAGAGCGGCTACCCCATCTCCGGTCTGGAGGCAGCCGGAAAGCTGGCCACGGTGTTCCACGCCGGCACCAAGCTGGGTGAGGACGGGACCGTCCTCACCGCCGGCGGCCGGGTGCTGGGAGTGACTGCCGTGGGCGGAGACCTGGAGGAAGCCATCAAAAAAGCCTACGCCGCCTGCAAACCCATCTCCTTCCAGGACATGCACTTCCGCACGGACATTGGGAAGGTATGA
- a CDS encoding phosphoribosylaminoimidazole-succinocarboxamide yields MKKVEQLYEGKAKKVYSTEDPGLVIVSYKDDATAFDGLKKGTITGKGAINNQMTNYLMGQLEKAGVPTHFVEELSERETVVKKVTIVPLEVIIRNISAGSFAKRYGVEEGIVFDAPTIEFSYKNDDLHDPLINDYHAVALKLATWDEIDTIKKYAFQVNDFLKKTLAECGVTLVDFKLEFGKTSDGTIVLADEISPDTCRFWDSKTGEKLDKDRFRRDLGNVEGAYQEMARRLMGK; encoded by the coding sequence ATGAAGAAAGTCGAGCAGCTGTATGAGGGCAAGGCCAAGAAGGTCTATTCCACCGAGGACCCGGGTCTGGTCATCGTGTCCTACAAGGATGACGCCACCGCCTTTGACGGTCTGAAAAAGGGCACCATCACCGGCAAGGGGGCCATCAACAACCAGATGACCAACTACCTGATGGGCCAGCTGGAGAAGGCCGGCGTGCCCACCCACTTTGTGGAGGAGCTGAGCGAGCGGGAGACCGTGGTGAAGAAGGTGACCATCGTCCCCCTGGAGGTCATCATCCGCAACATCTCCGCTGGTTCCTTCGCCAAGCGCTACGGCGTGGAGGAGGGCATCGTGTTCGACGCCCCCACCATCGAGTTCTCCTATAAGAACGACGACCTGCACGATCCCCTCATCAACGACTACCACGCCGTAGCCCTGAAGCTGGCCACCTGGGACGAGATCGACACCATCAAGAAGTACGCCTTCCAGGTCAACGACTTCCTGAAGAAGACCCTGGCCGAGTGCGGTGTCACCCTGGTGGACTTCAAGCTGGAATTTGGCAAGACCTCTGACGGAACCATCGTGCTGGCCGACGAGATCAGCCCCGACACCTGCCGCTTCTGGGACTCCAAGACCGGGGAGAAGCTGGACAAGGACCGCTTCCGCCGGGACCTGGGCAACGTGGAGGGCGCTTACCAGGAGATGGCCCGCCGCCTGATGGGGAAATAA
- a CDS encoding phosphoribosylaminoimidazole carboxylase — protein sequence MKKVAVIMGSDSDWPVVQGACAQLKEFGIPYEAHILSAHRTPAAAAEFARGARANGFGVLICAAGMAAHLAGAFAGNSTLPVIGIPMKGGAMDGLDALLATVQMPSGIPVATVAINGAKNAAVLAAQILSVSDDVLAAKLDAAREKMAEQIAAKEAKLQAEL from the coding sequence ATGAAGAAAGTCGCTGTCATTATGGGCTCTGATTCTGACTGGCCGGTGGTCCAGGGGGCCTGCGCCCAGCTGAAGGAGTTCGGCATCCCCTATGAGGCCCACATCCTCAGTGCCCACCGCACCCCCGCCGCTGCCGCCGAGTTCGCCCGGGGTGCCCGGGCCAACGGCTTCGGCGTGCTCATCTGCGCCGCCGGCATGGCCGCCCACCTGGCGGGGGCCTTCGCCGGGAACTCCACCCTGCCCGTCATCGGTATCCCCATGAAGGGGGGCGCCATGGACGGCCTGGATGCCCTGCTGGCCACCGTGCAGATGCCCAGCGGCATCCCCGTGGCCACTGTGGCCATCAACGGGGCTAAGAACGCCGCTGTGCTGGCCGCCCAGATCCTTTCCGTCTCCGACGATGTGCTGGCCGCCAAGCTGGACGCCGCCCGGGAGAAGATGGCGGAGCAGATCGCCGCCAAGGAGGCCAAGCTCCAGGCAGAGCTTTGA
- a CDS encoding IMP cyclohydrolase yields MKILDINELLQAHPYPGRGIVLGRSADGQKAVIIYFIMGRSGNSRNRVFEATGDGIRTRAYDESKMVDPSLIIYHPVRRVGEVTVVTNGDQTDTIRDSLLAGKSYIDALRTRCYEPDGPNYTPRISGVVDQDGSFCLSILKSADGDPACSHRYFYEYDAPLAGEGRFIHTYQENAEPLPSFEGEPRRVSVSAPDAETLASQVWASLNEDNKVSLFVQYIHLATGERETVILNKHGEQAHAASKVPN; encoded by the coding sequence ATGAAAATTCTTGATATAAATGAACTCCTGCAAGCTCACCCCTACCCCGGCCGTGGCATCGTCCTGGGCCGCTCCGCCGATGGCCAGAAGGCGGTCATCATCTACTTCATCATGGGCCGCAGCGGGAACAGCCGTAACCGCGTCTTTGAGGCCACCGGGGACGGTATCCGCACCCGGGCCTATGACGAGAGCAAGATGGTGGACCCCTCCCTTATCATCTACCACCCGGTGCGCCGGGTGGGGGAGGTGACGGTGGTCACCAACGGAGACCAGACCGACACCATCCGGGACAGCCTGCTGGCGGGCAAGAGCTACATCGACGCCCTGCGCACCCGGTGCTATGAGCCCGACGGCCCCAACTATACCCCCCGCATCTCCGGCGTGGTGGACCAGGACGGCTCCTTCTGCCTGTCCATCCTGAAATCCGCCGACGGTGACCCCGCCTGCAGCCACCGCTACTTCTATGAGTACGACGCCCCCCTGGCTGGGGAGGGCCGCTTCATCCACACCTACCAGGAGAATGCCGAACCTCTCCCTTCCTTTGAGGGGGAGCCCCGCCGGGTGTCTGTCTCCGCCCCTGACGCTGAGACCCTGGCCAGTCAGGTGTGGGCCAGCCTGAATGAGGACAACAAGGTGTCCCTGTTTGTGCAGTATATCCACCTGGCCACCGGGGAGCGTGAGACCGTCATCCTCAACAAGCACGGAGAGCAGGCCCACGCCGCCTCCAAAGTCCCAAACTGA